A stretch of Pogona vitticeps strain Pit_001003342236 chromosome 5, PviZW2.1, whole genome shotgun sequence DNA encodes these proteins:
- the LOC110090279 gene encoding uncharacterized protein LOC110090279 isoform X4, whose product MAARRSSPEDPSGLQHGPFQTPTERARLAAAVHQVFGGQPWGGCCSDVLSEVLPEAEQRCSLKLQLFWDFQLLDSDHDGYLSAREAELLLAQVPGAQATGEAGQRFLQSRRPGVAWRDIEDWLSRGPPLPPDGAGTHSRRSYYSGQGAGSQVSTPLPLWGARRQTEPLLERWDPGGFATPLGEQFSGTVAALERKYRVLRRRLCAEMLQAHYGQPAWDSLSPNEKEDKLSELAMLVDFSLREGSLLSLNSLPGALHPLRSGTQTFKGDPAVAPHDCLATEEGTAAHALQLLQGKRQAEVASLMTQRRLLVGSNPETSRRLLHLHAQAELIQKEASFSAALLVLELLAGERFWDSQPATPEACHQELAGLRLATGRRPKAAWRETETAPGRSMTQVLLDRLLLQQERDRSTLVHLLWTLTDPEIARERGHDETPLSPLGAGVQGDEVSPGLQGIVSQMLAQKRLEAVAQRADVSWQDCAVAVLMDLQQEQQQELSQAIEDLVGIASGREGEASPTLYESLLARLQEPPLMPLIRRRQPWPSTSWQMGREKEAVPADEMEKAVDREDQPSLKEKQERLVTPAQGPPQAFDLPDGVEEKTLPTQETLAPLPQEREEPEATPRQLEREALQAHQDLQEKWPALQISDMGPSEAPYNQQQKVPGLSPFQGILLKKSKSLDPQELSQVSVEEPWGSPQVQLGCVHPQGPRPQGPREAEIQEGSQAEGPSSKDGVQDWEFPERGQELVQSPAPLQKEPGVSVVEEGPDLKAPGASSRERPVPCPQAQGKTEAGLAPRETAEAQENLKRSLETREQVGALRKPEALPPQAGLARKAKSLESEATSRTQGGREQENLLTPEMPQGIPLEATQKGLDLPQGMLWEVPDALTAPQTHEGLRASRREQEGPESQGKEQLHRHAQGPMGPEGVLPHIPGPLQGDRRGRVVQEMGSPQGPYLPEERVLETARDQREPELSRPQDLPLRGNLWRKSKSLELRRAPGTEPQESRGLHGASPQVQDLQNMDTRTLALWGHKQAEGSGSPEIQSHRPEETCLKKEEALQVIRMKQEEGRSAALQNVEEMGALLPKDRQEAESHQSQEVPLEKTPSRDLMESPERHPRERKGLEMSHVQEAAPETQAGIPQELRWRETPPLLWRVLWQKAKSFELRKRDVLRRPELELALAQEIPQEELGAAQFPQEMKETSLVQPQDKPEMGPETQTPQEPRHSEILSNQRKVEAEKATQGEKPHQILKMSGIPLDARVEPSNISREIRALSPQETRKPEAPAIQEGPQGSPEMFQSQGFPQKEVKLASRLGTSVQGEPKEPQFSERKTLENRQAQDTVSQKDVWVHQPEEGRNPESPPLLWAASGIKSKSFELTKTHTSEAQDLGRSQRVQSQKKVQMNLELKEPYGSKHPSVISSQELREDDVPHVQAEKESLKEEKIGSVDSQGAVPQKETPQPQENETLKHPLLQEKRGFLDEKKMEFRRSHDQGIPQINLSETPQKGAGRLKEPEVVFQELGVPQALQPYEKECHEILEPQEDGSPPKTVLHHQEGRSSETPPLLWGVLELKAKSFELQKPKVFQTQDMRRMEPAFLAQRVSQEGPRASQVHRVHGLQRVLPQGEPPLATRAPETQADGPRGPLSPAEQRELEARLVQTEEKSSHTLKASGSQEESRPPMPQIQHRLLQDLNAVPVLQHQKLGGLETHRAQASSPRRPATSQSTIIQQQGFEQASRQRGEETPGSPPWPPSAEMETGFPQHPKRTSPETPPLFWWALELAQREMLHRGGLAPSHPQEEPPATERQVGLERQPKAAEAGSFVVSSQGVEKARVRNGVSQEEGVTSMGALLSPQEKTDSQSPQLQEERSLKGESVGCGWSVSQLCESQALEGMEAKEPPKAKDEVLEAQGRRKRQPAPLQKSTQIERDPQDAEGTQRDLEDLKSSLLQGKGSPIWDSKERDPFHDQGSAPSQEKPDTPYSSSTSLQTQEMLKGEPGGGGPSGGPQVLGQKETPLESAENLEGVKLGDCTAAETPEDQRKAEGLLPPGKLIRKSKSLDLTKLRDPDSQDVWQQETPQAHREKSSSEAFQVPEELQMKPPKLHMPEASEAESTGNVPRGRDAESQTSPQGILECISEPLQLMEPEVPQSQELKGHVALHPRGSPQSHPKNLTLQGKKDPKALCPQGHCEGGGSCNSGGEDKPGEMHGVLQRSTSTFLLQEAAKSQTAQLRKSKPLEPQERSAVLLQGLKEPATFQASESAKEYPQVLESCGNDPPHCDATEMGSMALQDLWVLKNEVQSPTQQEKSPLEDSAPQKRENGPDLLGAREDVPLKMETFQGVEEMEVLQPPRAPQVKGAPVQVPGVMEANAGSSVSLEPKDSKNERTLRLQETPVKEAASLESPTEWPITGSEAKAFGSWWTLGKSKSLDSGEFRALQSKPLGRNEDSPELQNINKLGMPSAQRKLQEQLRAPQETLPLHEHLQEDSQNQDERGSEVQRKHQVESEPVKVQEPMRNEGPAVCFQNREDTEMFSFKKCEELEDRPFQEHSPREGECLAMERCKQVEQDPQGLEENQLLDSQEKRDVQSPALLRNLIRKSKTLGFELPTRSDVGQIQHVPKSESPQGHVTLKLGTQLLHEQREQGAHRLEQLSHLDVLQPQKMLNMVGGTLGLLEHLDPQRLAHEMEDEAVATQISPCDSEDFLQEQNGEPRAALRAVLPHDIPQLGIKLLQELGELPDEPEALRPQGLKDEGALHPQETRDAPDTEEHRTMEPGRASGLQIPPDQEWRGVEAHHPRPVHQKVSEVRREESVKQLLLQSPQKAQGPFQTPGVVTEAPDGSARFPILEGPGRVQPLEGLPEASPRVPEAMGPPRLSSQEGLLLKDLQKSPQFGWEPLKAEGEMIGGEPGTPVSPEELQEAWLTNSRSLEAQERSRTARAAQHQDRTGPAEGLYTWEKSLDSPQMATCQRPLEWHPQGLGSQETAKKMTSPGIHSPQNLTEREAHPVDEAFMREQEASRLEERRPVRLYRREWELQMEMEALGADPQTESPASEEWSEAGTWSDEGAPQKTLLTPGVSPVDLGHPEPGATSRRLQTSPQWEEEATETWKPTTAVPMLSPPSPGSDVEEPRWEMAAFRMGLSREASICVAQGGRPSRLPQEDMQADGEGTTGPMVLEKEEEEEARPWQPPPPRPPCREKAFIWCSRQEKEEALRRLAEIQAEGGRRHQRDKERQSLRFQERLSIAKHRRMQDDLLGGSPSERWLLSAARPGQDHAGQKRAVKHHLEQVKRERTYVMQSKRESFTQKDVTQQAF is encoded by the exons GAACCACTCCTTGAACG GTGGGACCCGGGAGGTTTCGCCACCCCGCTTGGGGAGCAGTTTTCGGGAACGGTGGCGGCGCTGGAACGCAAATACCGTGTGCTTCGGAGGAGGCTCTGCGCCGAGATGTTGCAGGCGCATTATG GGCAGCCAGCCTGGGATTCTCTGTCGCCAAATGAGAAGGAGGACAAGCTATCAGAGCTGGCGATGCTGGTGGACTTCAGCCTGCGCGAGGGGAGCCTGTTGTCCCTGAACAGCCTGCCGGGGGCCCTCCACCCTCTTAG ATCTGGGACTCAAACCTTCAAGGGGGACCCTGCCGTGGCCCCCCACGACTGCTTGGCCACGGAAGAGGGCACCGCAGCCCACGCCCTGCAGCTGCTCCAGGGCAAGAGACAGGCAGAGGTGGCATCCTTGATGACCCAGCGGCGCCTCCTGGTGGGCAG TAATCCGGAAACGTCACGCAGACTGCTCCACCTGCATGCCCAGGCGGAGCTCATCCAGAAGGAGGCGTCTTTCTCGGCTGCTCTGCTTGTGCTGGAGTTACTGGCGGGTGAACG ATTTTGGGACTCGCAGCCTGCGACGCCAGAGGCTTGCCACCAGGAGCTGGCTGGGCTGCGACTCGCAACGGGACGCAGACCGAAGGCAGCCTGGCGGGAGACGGAGACCGCCCCAGGGCGCTCGATGACG CAGGTTCTCCTCGACCGGCTGCTCCTCCAGCAGGAAAGGGACCGATCCACCCTAGTCCACCTCCTGTGGACTCTCACAGACCCGGAGATCGCCCGTGAAAGAGGCCACGACGAGACACCGCTGAGCCCCCTGGGAGCAG GAGTCCAGGGGGACGAAGTATCACCTGGTTTGCAAGGCATAGTCTCCCAGATGCTGGCCCAGAAGCGCCTGGAAGCAGTAGCCCAGAGGGCAGACGTGTCATGGCAAGACTGTGCCGTCGCGGTACTTATGGACCTGCAGCAAGAACAACAGCAGGAGCTGAGCCAGGCCATCGAGGACCTGGTGGGCATCGCCAGTGGACGG GAAGGAGAAGCCAGCCCCACGCTGTACGAGAGCCTCCTCGCCCGACTGCAGGAACCGccactgatgcccttgatccgaAGAAGGCAACCCTGGCCGTCCACCTCCTGGCAGATGGGG agagaaaaagaagccgTTCCAGCAGATGAAATGGAGAAAGCAGTCGACCGGGAAGATCAACCTTCCCTCAAGGAGAAGCAGGAACGGCTGGTGACGCCCGCCCAAGGACCTCCGCAGGCCTTTGACCTTCCGGATGGCGTTGAGGAAAAAACCTTACCCACTCAGGAGACGCTGGCACCTCTGCCCCAAGAACGGGAGGAACCGGAGGCCACTCCACGTCAGCTGGAACGGGAGGCTCTTCAGGCCCACCAAGACCTCCAAGAAAAGTGGCCGGCGCTTCAGATTTCTGACATGGGTCCTTCGGAAGCTCCATATAACCAGCAACAGAAAGTTCCAGGACTTTCGCCATTCCAGGgcattcttctgaagaaatcaaaatCTCTGGACCCCCAAGAGTTGTCACAGGTCAGCGTGGAAGAACCCTGGGGTTCACCACAGGTTCAGCTGGGTTGTGTGCACCCCCAAGGCCCGCGACCCCAGGGACCAAGAGAGGCCGAAATTCAGGAAGGTTCCCAGGCAGAGGGTCCCAGTTCGAAGGACGGTGTCCAGGACTGGGAATTTCCAGAGAGGGGACAAGAGCTTGTCCAGAGCCCAGCCCCGTTGCAGAAAGAGCCCGGAGTGTCTGTGGTGGAAGAGGGTCCAGATCTCAAAGCCCCTGGAGCTTCGTCGAGGGAGAGACCTGTTCCCTGTCCTCAAGCACAGGGGAAGACAGAGGCCGGTCTGGCTCCGAGGGAGACCGCAGAAGCTCAAGAGAACCTCAAGAGATCTCTGGAAACAAGGGAACAAGTTGGTGCTCTGAGGAAACCAGAGGCGCTCCCACCGCAGGCTGGTTTGGCAAGGAAAGCCAAATCTCTGGAGTCAGAGGCGACGTCAAgaacacagggagggagggagcaggaaaACCTTCTCACTCCAGAAATGCCACAAGGAATCCCTCTGGAGGCGACACAGAAGGGGCTAGATCTGCCCCAAGGGATGCTGTGGGAAGTACCAGATGCTCTCACTGCCCCACAGACCCATGAGGGTCTCAGGGCATCCAGGAGAGAGCAGGAAGGCCCTGAGTCACAGGGAAAGGAGCAACTCCATCGTCATGCCCAAGGTCCGATGGGACCAGAGGGGGTCCTGCCCCACATCCCAGGACCTCTGCAAGGAGATAGAAGGGGACGTGTTGTTCAAGAAATGGGGAGCCCTCAAGGTCCGTATCTCCCAGAGGAGAGGGTTCTAGAAACCGCAAGAgaccagagggagccagagctTTCTCGGCCTCAAGACCTTCCTCTCCGTGGAAATCTCTGGAGAAAATCAAAGTCTCTTGAGCTGAGGAGGGCACCAGGCACGGAGCCCCAGGAATCAAGAGGGCTGCACGGAGCTTCTCCACAAGTCCAGGATTTGCAGAACATGGACACAAGAACGCTCGCACTTTGGGGCCACAAGCAAGCTGAAGGTTCTGGGTCCCCAGAAATACAGAGCCATCGGCCAGAGGAGACTTgtctgaaaaaagaagaagcgcTTCAGGTGATAAGAATGAAACAGGAAGAGGGAAGGTCGGCTGCACTTCAAAATGTGGAAGAAATGGGTGCCCTCTTACCCAAGGACAGACAAGAGGCAGAAAGCCACCAGTCTCAGGAGGTTCCACTGGAAAAAACACCCTCCCGTGACTTGATGGAGTCACCAGAACGTCACCCCCGTGAAAGGAAGGGGTTGGAAATGTCCCATGTCCAGGAAGCTGCTCCAGAAACACAGGCAGGAATCCCTCAGGAACTCAGATGGAGGGAAACACCCCCTCTTCTGTGGAGGGTTCTGTGGCAGAAGGCAAAATCATTTGAGCTCAGGAAACGGGATGTTCTTCGGCGTCCCGAGCTGGAACTGGCTCTGGCCCAGGAAATACCACAGGAGGAACTGGGTGCTGCTCAGTTTCCTCAGGAGATGAAGGAAACGTCCTTGGTTCAGCCACAGGACAAACCAGAGATGGGCCCAGAGACTCAAACGCCTCAGGAACCAAGGCACTCCGAGATCCTTTCCAACCAGAGAAAGGTTGAAGCAGAAAAGGCCACTCAAGGAGAGAAACCACATCAGATTTTGAAGATGTCAGGAATTCCTTTGGATGCTCGAGTGGAACCATCAAACATTTCCAGAGAGATCCGGGCCCTTTCACCTCAGGAGACGAGGAAGCCAGAAGCCCCTGCCATCCAGGAGGGTCCACAGGGAAGTCCAGAGATGTTTCAGAGTCAAGGTTTTCCACAGAAGGAGGTGAAGTTGGCAAGCCGTCTGGGAACGTCTGTGCAAGGAGAACCAAAGGAGCCACAGTTCTCTGAAAGGAAGACTCTGGAAAACCGACAGGCCCAAGACACCGTCTCACAAAAGGACGTGTGGGTTCATCAGCCCGAGGAAGGCAGGAACCCAGAATCTCCCCCTCTTCTGTGGGCAGCCTCAGGGATAAAGTCAAAATCTTTTGAGTTGACGAAAACGCACACTTCAGAAGCTCAGGACCTCGGGAGATCACAGAGGGTTCAGTCACAGAAAAAAGTACAGATGAATCTCGAACTTAAGGAGCCCTACGGAAGTAAACATCCAAGTGTGATTTCATCTCAGGAACTGAGAGAGGATGATGTTCCTCATGTCCAAGCCGAGAAGGAAAGCTTGAAGGAAGAGAAGATAGGGTCTGTGGATTCCCAAGGGGCtgtgccccagaaggagaccccTCAGCCTCAGGAAAATGAGACCTTAAAGCATCCCCTTCTGCAGGAGAAGCGGGGCTTTCTagatgaaaagaaaatggagTTCAGAAGATCTCACGACCAGGGAATCCCACAGATAAACCTTTCTGAAACgccacagaaaggggcaggacgGCTGAAGGAGCCAGAGGTGGTTTTTCAAGAACTGGGAGTTCCACAGGCTCTTCAGCCTTACGAAAAAGAGTGTCATGAGATATTGGAGCCCCAAGAAGATGGCTCCCCACCTAAAACGGTCCTTCACCACCAGGAAGGTAGAAGCTCAGAAACGCCTCCGCTTTTGTGGGGCGTCCTGGAGCTGAAGGCAAAATCATTTGAACTGCAAAAGCCCAAAGTCTTTCAGACCCAAGATATGAGGCGCATGGAGCCAGCCTTTTTGGCCCAAAGGGTGTCACAGGAGGGACCACGAGCTTCTCAGGTCCACCGTGTGCACGGGCTGCAGAGGGTCTTACCCCAAGGAGAACCACCCCTGGCAACAAGGGCCCCTGAAACACAGGCAGATGGGCCTCGAGGGCCCCTTAGTCCAGCAGAACAGAGGGAGCTGGAAGCCCGTCTGGTCCAAACAGAGGAGAAAAGTTCTCACACGTTGAAGGCTTCAGGTTCTCAAGAAGAAAGCCGTCCACCCATGCCTCAGATTCAGCATCGTTTGCTGCAGGATTTGAACGCGGTTCCAGTTCTTCAGCATCAAAAATTGGGAGGGCTGGAAACCCACCGAGCTCAAGCAAGCTCACCGAGAAGGCCAGCAACTTCTCAGAGTACTATAATTCAGCAGCAAGGATTTGAGCAGGCCTCCCGCCAACGTGGAGAGGAGACGCCTGGTTCTCCACCATGGCCACCATCGGCTGAGATGGAAACAGGGTTTCCTCAGCACCCGAAACGCACGAGCCCAGAAACGCCGCCTCTTTTCTGGTGGGCCTTGGAACTGGCGCAGCGAGAGATGCTCCACCGAGGAGGGCTGGCTCCTTCTCATCCCCAAGAGGAACCACCTGCCACCGAACGACAGGTAGGACTTGAGAGGCAACCGAAGGCCGCAGAGGCCGGTAGTTTCGTGGTCTCTTCTCAGGGGGTCGAGAAGGCTCGAGTACGGAATGGTGTCTCTCAGGAGGAAGGAGTAACATCAATGGGTGCGCTTctttccccccaggaaaaaacagactCACAATCCCCACAGCTTCAGGAGGAGAGGTCCCTAAAGGGAGAATCGGTTGGTTGTGGGTGGTCCGTCTCACAACTGTGTGAGTCTCAGGCCCTGGAAGGAATGGAGGCAAAGGAGCCTCCCAAAGCCAAGGACGAGGTCTTAGAAGCCCAGGGACGGAGAAAGAGGCAGCCGGCTCCCCTTCAGAAATCTACCCAAATCGAGAGGGACCCTCAAGATGCAGAGGGAACCCAAAGAGATCTGGAGGATCTAAAGAGTTCTCTGCTACAGGGGAAAGGGTCTCCAATATGGGATTCGAAGGAAAGGGATCCTTTTCATGACCAGGGGTCTGCCCCCTCCCAAGAGAAACCAGACACCCCGTACTCTTCATCCACATCTCTCCAGACTCAGGAGATGCTGAAAGGTGAGCCTGGGGGTGGTGGTCCTTCGGGTGGGCCCCAGGTCCTTGGCCAAAAGGAAACACCCCTGGAAAGCGCGGAGAATCTGGAAGGGGTCAAACTAGGCGACTGCACAGCGGCTGAAACTCCGGAAGATCAGAGGAAGGCAGAAGGTCTCCTGCCTCCAGGAAAATTAATACGGAAATCGAAATCTCTTGACCTAACGAAGCTACGAGACCCAGACTCACAAGACGTGTGGCAGCAGGAAACACCTCAGGCTCACAGAGAAAAATCAAGCTCGGAAGCTTTTCAGGTCCCAGAGGAACTCCAGATGAAACCGCCAAAACTCCATATGCCAGAGGCCTCTGAGGCCGAGAGCACGGGAAACGTCCCTCGTGGACGGGATGCAGAAAGCCAGACGTCTCCACAGGGAATCTTAGAATGCATCTCAGAGCCTCTTCAGTTGATGGAGCCAGAGGTCCCACAGAGCCAGGAACTGAAAGGTCATGTCGCACTTCACCCTCGTGGTTCACCACAGAGTCATCCTAAGAACCTCACTCTTCAGGGAAAGAAGGATCCCAAGGCTCTCTGCCCTCAGGGACACTGTGAAGGAGGAGGGAGCTGCAACTCTGGGGGGGAAGATAAGCCCGGTGAGATGCATGGGGTTCTGCAAAGATCTACTTCCACCTTCCTCCTACAAGAAGCTGCCAAATCTCAGACAGCTCAGCTCAGGAAATCAAAGCCTCTTGAGCCTCAGGAACGGTCTGCGGTTCTGCTTCAAGGTCTGAAGGAACCAGCAACTTTCCAAGCTTCAGAAAGTGCGAAGGAATACCCTCAGGTTCTGGAGAGCTGTGGAAATGATCCACCTCACTGTGACGCTACAGAGATGGGGAGCATGGCTTTGCAGGACCTGTGGGTTCTTAAGAATGAAGTTCAGTCTCCCACACAACAGGAAAAGAGTCCTCTGGAGGATTCAGCCccacagaaaagagaaaatggtCCAGACCTCTTGGGTGCCCGGGAAGACGTCCCCTTGAAGATGGAGACGTTCCAAGGAGTGGAAGAAATGGAGGTCCTCCAACCACCGAGGGCTCCTCAGGTAAAAGGTGCCCCTGTACAGGTCCCAGGGGTTATGGAAGCAAATGCTGGGAGTTCTGTGAGTCTGGAACCCAAAGATTCAAAGAACGAGCGCACTCTTCGGCTGCAGGAGACCCCCGTGAAGGAGGCCGCAAGTCTTGAGTCTCCAACTGAGTGGCCCATAACAGGTTCAGAGGCAAAAGCCTTTGGGTCCTGGTGGACTCTGGGGAAATCTAAGTCTCTTGACTCAGGAGAATTCCGTGCTCTCCAGTCAAAACCTTTAGGAAGAAATGAGGATTCCCCTGAGCTTCAGAATATCAATAAACTCGGCATGCCTTCAGCACAAAGAAAGCTTCAGGAGCAGCTCAGAGCACCTCAAGAAACACTTCCGCTCCATGAACATCTCCAAGAAGATTCCCAAAACCAGGATGAAAGAGGGTCTGAGGTCCAGAGAAAACATCAGGTAGAGTCGGAACCTGTCAAGGTCCAAGAGCCAATGAGAAATGAAGGACCAGCCGTTTGTTTCCAGAACCGTGAAGATACTGAGATGTTCTCTTTCAAGAAATGTGAGGAATTAGAGGATCGCCCCTTTCAGGAACATTCCCCGAGGGAAGGAGAGTGTCTTGCCATGGAAAGGTGCAAGCAAGTAGAACAAGACCCTCAAGGGCTGGAGGAAAACCAGCTTCTTGATTCCCAAGAAAAGAGAGACGTACAGAGTCCTGCATTGCTAAGAAACCTGATTCGGAAATCTAAAACGCTGGGGTTTGAATTGCCAACGAGGAGTGACGTTGGCCAGATCCAGCACGTTCCCAAATCAGAAAGCCCTCAGGGCCATGTTACACTCAAACTAGGAACACAATTGCTGCATGAACAGAGGGAGCAAGGGGCACATCGCCTCGAACAGTTGAGTCATTTGGATGTCCTTCAGCCTCAGAAGATGCTTAACATGGTTGGAGGGACTCTGGGATTACTGGAGCATCTTGATCCCCAAAGGTTAGCTCACGAAATGGAGGATGAGGCCGTCGCCACTCAGATATCTCCATGTGACAGTGAGGACTTCCTTCAGGAGCAAAACGGTGAACCACGTGCAGCTCTACGGGCCGTACTTCCTCATGAtatcccacagttggggattaaGCTTCTTCAGGAACTGGGGGAGCTGCCCGATGAACCTGAAGCTCTTAGACCCCAAGGACTGAAGGATGAGGGGGCTCTTCATCCCCAAGAGACTAGAGATGCCCCTGATACAGAGGAGCACAGGACGATGGAACCTGGAAGAGCCAGtggccttcagatccctccagACCAGGAATGGAGAGGCGTGGAGGCCCACCACCCTCGACCTGTACATCAGAAGGTTTCTGAAGTACGTAGGGAGGAGTCAGTAAAACAGCTGCTTCTTCAGTCTCCTCAGAAAGCCCAAGGCCCTTTTCAGACCCCAGGAGTCGTGACAGAAGCGCCCGATGGAAGTGCGAGGTTCCCAATTCTGGAGGGACCTGGGAGAGTTCAGCCCCTCGAAGGCTTGCCAGAGGCATCTCCTCGGGTTCCAGAGGCCATGGGTCCACCTCGCCTTTCGTCCCAGGAAGGCTTGCTTCTCAAAGACCTTCAGAAATCTCCGCAGTTTGGTTGGGAACCCCTTAAAGCTGAGGGGGAAATGATAGGAGGAGAGCCAGGAACCCCAGTCTCTCCAGAGGAGCTGCAAGAAGCTTGGCTGACCAACTCAAGATCTCTTGAAGCTCAGGAGCGGTCAAGAACAGCACGGGCTGCCCAGCATCAGGATCGGACAGGGCCAGCTGAAGGCCTATACACATGGGAAAAGTCGCTGGACAGTCCACAGATGGCCACATGCCAAAGGCCACTGGAATGGCATCCACAGGGTCTTGGGTCCCAGGAAACTGCTAAGAAGATGACGAGTCCAGGAATCCATTCTCCCCAGAATCTGACGGAACGGGAGGCCCACCCGGTAGACGAGGCGTTCATGAGGGAGCAGGAGGCATCTCGCCTGGAAGAACGGAGGCCCGTCCGATTGTACCGGAGGGAGTGGGAGCTTCAAATGGAGATGGAGGCCCTTGGGGCTGACCCACAGACTGAATCACCAGCTTCTGAGGAATGGAGCGAAGCCGGGACGTGGTCAGATGAAGGGGCTCCACAGAAGACCCTCTTGACCCCCGGGGTGTCCCCCGTGGACCTGGGACATCCTGAGCCCGGGGCCACCAGCAGGAGGCTGCAAACATCGCCGCAGTGGGAGGAGGAAGCCACTGAAACCTGGAAGCCCACGACGGCGGTCCCCATGCTTTCTCCCCCCAGCCCTGGAAGTGACGTTGAGGAGCCTCGGTGGGAGATGGCGGCTTTCCGCATGGGCTTGTCCAGAGAGGCCTCCATCTGTGTGGCCCAAGGTGGGAGGCCGTCTCGGTTGCCTCAG GAGGACATGCAGGCAGATGGAGAAGGAACCACAGGTCCCATGgtcctggagaaggaggaggaggaggaggccagacCCTGGCAG CCTCCACCGCCTCGCCCGCCGTGCCGAGAGAAGGCCTTCATCTGGTGCTCCCgtcaggagaaagaggaagccctCCGGCGACTGGCGGAGATCCAGGCTGAGGGAGGGCGCCGGCACCAGCGGGACAAGGAGCGCCAGAGCCTACGG TTCCAGGAGAGGCTGTCGATTGCCAAGCATCGGAGAATGCAGGACGATCTTTTGGGAGGCAGCCCCTCTGAGCGATGGCTGCTCTCTGCGGCCCGTCCAGGTCAG GACCACGCCGGACAGAAAAGGGCCGTGAAGCATCACCTGGAGCAGGTGAAGCGAGAAAGGACCTACGTCATGCAGTCCAAGAGAGAGAG TTTCACCCAGAAAGATGTGACCCAGCAGGccttctga